From Azospirillum humicireducens, a single genomic window includes:
- a CDS encoding glycosyltransferase, with translation MKVAIVHYWLVGMRGGEKVIEALCELYPEADVFTHVYRPERISPVIRSHRVTTTFIDRLPMAHRMYQKYLPLMPLALEQLDLSAYDLVISSESGPAKGVLTRPDALHVCYCHTPMRYVWSGYHDYLSSAGPVIRPLMPYAIHRLRQWDLATAARVDRFIANSETVAQRIWRVYRRDSTVINPPVETRRFATAEAPGDHYLFVSQLVSYKRADVAIEAFNRMGRKLVVVGEGEEFRRLKQMAGPTVELLGHCSAAELDRQYAACRALVFTANEDFGIVPVEAMAAGRPVIALNRGGATETVKDGLSGLFFDQQTPEALIEAVERFEAQERRFDPAAIQSYAARFDGAVFRTRLRETIDSWMNGEEPSLAPARAAVHSARGRELAPA, from the coding sequence ATGAAAGTCGCGATCGTCCATTACTGGCTCGTCGGGATGCGCGGGGGTGAGAAGGTTATCGAAGCCCTGTGCGAGCTGTATCCGGAGGCCGACGTCTTCACCCACGTCTATCGGCCGGAGCGCATCTCCCCGGTCATCCGCAGCCACCGGGTCACCACCACCTTCATCGACCGGCTGCCGATGGCGCACCGGATGTACCAGAAATACCTGCCGCTGATGCCGCTGGCTCTGGAACAGCTCGACCTCAGCGCCTACGATCTGGTGATCAGCAGCGAATCAGGCCCGGCCAAGGGCGTGCTGACCCGGCCCGACGCGCTGCATGTCTGCTACTGCCACACGCCGATGCGCTATGTGTGGAGCGGCTATCACGACTACCTGTCGTCTGCCGGCCCGGTCATCCGGCCGCTGATGCCCTACGCCATCCACCGGCTGCGGCAGTGGGATCTGGCGACCGCCGCACGGGTCGACCGCTTCATTGCGAACTCCGAGACGGTGGCCCAGCGCATCTGGCGGGTCTACCGCCGCGACTCCACCGTCATCAACCCGCCGGTGGAAACCCGCCGCTTCGCCACTGCCGAGGCGCCCGGCGACCATTACCTGTTCGTCAGCCAACTGGTGTCCTACAAGCGCGCCGACGTGGCGATCGAGGCCTTCAACCGCATGGGCCGCAAGCTGGTCGTCGTCGGCGAGGGCGAGGAGTTCCGCCGGCTGAAGCAGATGGCCGGGCCGACGGTGGAACTGCTCGGCCACTGTTCCGCCGCCGAGCTGGACCGGCAGTATGCCGCCTGCCGCGCCCTGGTCTTCACCGCCAACGAGGATTTCGGCATCGTGCCGGTGGAGGCGATGGCCGCCGGCCGGCCGGTGATCGCGCTGAACCGCGGCGGCGCCACCGAAACAGTGAAGGACGGCCTGTCCGGCCTGTTCTTCGACCAGCAGACGCCCGAAGCGCTGATCGAGGCGGTGGAGCGGTTCGAGGCGCAGGAACGCCGCTTCGACCCCGCAGCCATCCAGTCCTATGCCGCCCGCTTCGACGGTGCCGTGTTCAGGACGCGGCTGCGCGAGACCATCGACAGCTGGATGAACGGCGAGGAGCCGTCCCTGGCCCCGGCACGGGCCGCTGTCCACAGCGCCCGCGGGCGGGAGCTGGCCCCGGCATGA